The following coding sequences lie in one Bacillota bacterium genomic window:
- a CDS encoding ABC transporter permease — protein MPFGRDERCDGWAETGGGAAVASGAGSEVVVGGGVLPSGNPVVRAVRAVVEFVRQVLAVAEAEMRKLRHDPVELLTRAVQPTLWLVVFGQVMSRVRAIPTGRMSYLDFMAPGILAQSVLFIAIFYGISLIWERDLGVLHKYLVSPAYRGALVSGKAVSAGIRALTQAIIVYLLAWVMGVRLQLTLGAIGGVLLSILLGAAIFSTFSLVVACLVKTRERFMGIGQVLTMPLFFASNAIYPLSIMPEWLKLISHVNPLTYQVDALRALMIQGGHAAVGLGVDFAVQAAVLLVLIWIAARLYPDAIN, from the coding sequence ATGCCCTTCGGACGCGACGAACGGTGCGACGGCTGGGCTGAAACCGGCGGCGGCGCCGCGGTGGCCTCGGGAGCCGGTAGCGAGGTCGTGGTGGGAGGCGGCGTGCTGCCCTCCGGTAACCCTGTCGTGCGGGCGGTGCGAGCGGTCGTCGAGTTCGTGAGGCAGGTGCTGGCCGTCGCGGAGGCCGAGATGCGGAAGCTGCGCCACGACCCGGTGGAGCTGCTGACCCGGGCGGTGCAGCCGACCCTGTGGCTCGTGGTGTTCGGTCAGGTGATGAGCCGGGTGCGCGCCATCCCGACGGGCCGGATGAGCTACCTCGACTTCATGGCGCCGGGCATCCTGGCACAGAGCGTGCTGTTCATCGCCATCTTCTACGGCATCTCGCTGATCTGGGAGCGGGACCTCGGGGTGCTGCACAAGTACCTGGTCAGCCCGGCCTACCGGGGCGCGCTGGTCTCCGGCAAGGCGGTGTCGGCAGGGATTCGCGCGCTCACGCAAGCGATCATCGTGTATCTTCTGGCGTGGGTGATGGGGGTGCGCCTGCAGCTCACGCTGGGGGCCATCGGTGGCGTGCTGCTGTCCATCTTGCTCGGTGCGGCCATCTTCTCGACGTTTTCATTGGTGGTCGCCTGCCTGGTGAAGACCCGGGAGCGGTTCATGGGGATCGGCCAGGTGCTGACGATGCCCCTTTTCTTTGCGAGCAACGCCATCTACCCGCTTTCCATCATGCCGGAGTGGCTGAAGCTCATCTCTCACGTCAATCCGCTCACTTACCAGGTTGACGCGCTGCGGGCGCTGATGATCCAGGGCGGGCACGCTGCCGTCGGGCTCGGGGTCGACTTCGCCGTGCAGGCTGCGGTGCTGCTGGTGCTGATCTGGATCGCCGCACGGCTCTATCCGGACGCCATCAACTGA
- a CDS encoding zinc-ribbon domain-containing protein — MTCKDCGTQNYAGSLYCKKCGADLNRKATETPVTRKGVLQILLSALR; from the coding sequence ATGACCTGCAAGGACTGCGGGACTCAGAACTATGCGGGGAGCCTGTACTGCAAGAAGTGTGGGGCTGACCTCAACCGGAAGGCCACGGAGACGCCTGTGACCCGCAAGGGCGTGCTCCAGATCCTTCTGAGCGCCCTGCGCTGA
- a CDS encoding Glu/Leu/Phe/Val dehydrogenase dimerization domain-containing protein: MEVFETVARLGPHEQVVFVHDPGRGLKMIIGVHDTTLGPALGGCRIWPYRSEQEALVDVLRLSKAMTYKNSIHGLTLGGGKAVVIADPRTDKTPALLQAIGDAVNRLEGRYITAEDVGTNSDDMRSVRSATAYVAGLPETSGDPSPFTALGVFRGIQACAQAVWGSPQVEGRRVAIQGVGSVGFNLARHLVQAGADVTVTDIRPEKVKRAVDELGVKAVEPERIFDVECDIFSPCALGGVLNDETIPRIKAPIIAGAANNQLGEVRHGDALHARGVLYAPDYVINGGGVINVAEELTPEGYSAARARAKVERIYDRVLEVIELSRRRNIPTHRAADELAMRRIEEARSAGRAARR; encoded by the coding sequence ATGGAGGTCTTCGAGACCGTTGCCCGCCTGGGCCCCCACGAACAGGTGGTCTTCGTCCACGATCCCGGTCGGGGGCTGAAGATGATCATCGGCGTGCACGACACGACCCTCGGCCCCGCCCTGGGTGGCTGCCGGATCTGGCCCTACCGCTCCGAACAGGAAGCCCTGGTCGACGTGTTGCGTCTGTCGAAAGCGATGACATACAAGAACTCCATCCACGGCCTGACCCTCGGCGGCGGCAAGGCCGTCGTCATCGCCGACCCTCGAACCGACAAGACGCCGGCGCTGCTCCAGGCCATCGGCGATGCCGTTAACCGCCTCGAGGGCCGTTACATCACTGCCGAAGACGTCGGCACCAACTCGGACGACATGCGGTCGGTTCGTTCTGCAACCGCTTACGTAGCCGGCCTTCCTGAGACCAGCGGCGATCCCTCCCCCTTCACCGCCCTCGGGGTTTTCCGGGGAATACAGGCCTGCGCCCAGGCGGTCTGGGGCTCACCGCAGGTCGAGGGGCGCCGGGTCGCCATCCAGGGCGTCGGCAGCGTCGGGTTCAACCTGGCCCGCCACCTGGTTCAGGCCGGTGCGGACGTGACGGTTACGGATATCCGCCCCGAAAAGGTGAAGCGCGCCGTCGACGAACTCGGCGTGAAGGCCGTCGAGCCCGAGCGCATCTTCGACGTCGAGTGCGACATCTTCTCGCCGTGCGCGCTCGGCGGCGTCCTCAACGACGAGACCATTCCCCGCATCAAGGCGCCCATCATCGCCGGTGCGGCCAACAACCAACTCGGGGAAGTGCGCCACGGCGACGCCCTGCACGCCCGCGGCGTGCTCTACGCGCCCGACTACGTCATCAACGGCGGCGGCGTCATCAACGTCGCCGAGGAACTCACCCCCGAAGGCTACAGCGCCGCGCGCGCCCGGGCCAAAGTCGAACGCATCTACGACCGGGTGCTCGAGGTCATCGAGCTCTCCCGCCGCCGCAACATCCCCACCCACCGCGCCGCCGACGAGCTGGCGATGCGCCGCATCGAGGAGGCTCGGTCCGCAGGCCGCGCCGCACGGCGGTAA
- a CDS encoding ATP-binding cassette domain-containing protein codes for MSGTFDLSTHREAPEGGPADSTGRAVAEAAPLAVETFRLTRRFGSLVAVDNLTLSIRAGSIFGLLGPNGAGKSTTIKMLTTLLPPSAGGARVAGFDVVRRPQEVRRRIGYVPQLLSADGGLTGYENLLVFARLYGVPRAEREQRIRQALELMGLTDAAHTLVRQYSGGMIRRLEIAQAVLHRPAVLFMDEPTVGLDPVARRAVWEHVRELRRRFGATILITTHYMEEADELCDEVAIMHLGRVAAVGAPGDLKVAVGPEASLDDVFVHYTGRSIETGGTFRDALRTRRTVRRLG; via the coding sequence ATGAGCGGGACGTTCGATCTGAGCACGCACCGGGAGGCGCCCGAAGGCGGGCCGGCGGACAGCACAGGACGTGCGGTTGCGGAGGCTGCGCCGCTGGCCGTCGAGACGTTCAGGCTCACACGGCGTTTCGGATCCCTGGTGGCGGTGGACAACCTGACGCTGTCCATTCGGGCCGGTTCCATCTTCGGCCTCCTCGGCCCGAACGGCGCCGGCAAGAGCACCACCATCAAGATGCTGACGACCCTGCTGCCGCCAAGCGCGGGCGGCGCCCGGGTGGCGGGGTTTGACGTGGTGCGCCGGCCGCAGGAGGTCCGGCGGCGCATCGGGTATGTTCCCCAGCTGTTGTCGGCGGATGGGGGCCTCACCGGCTACGAAAACCTGCTGGTGTTCGCCAGGCTCTACGGTGTGCCGCGGGCGGAACGCGAGCAGCGCATCCGGCAGGCGCTGGAGCTCATGGGGCTCACCGACGCGGCCCACACGCTGGTGCGCCAGTATTCGGGCGGGATGATCCGGCGGCTCGAGATCGCGCAGGCCGTGCTGCACCGGCCCGCGGTGCTCTTCATGGACGAGCCCACGGTGGGGCTCGACCCGGTGGCCAGGCGGGCGGTTTGGGAACACGTGCGGGAACTGCGCCGCCGCTTTGGCGCCACCATCCTGATCACCACGCACTATATGGAGGAGGCCGACGAACTCTGCGATGAGGTAGCCATCATGCACCTGGGGCGGGTGGCCGCGGTAGGGGCACCCGGCGATCTCAAGGTGGCGGTGGGCCCCGAGGCAAGCCTCGATGACGTCTTCGTCCACTACACCGGCCGCTCCATCGAGACGGGGGGGACGTTCCGCGATGCCCTTCGGACGCGACGAACGGTGCGACGGCTGGGCTGA